In Corallococcus macrosporus, one DNA window encodes the following:
- a CDS encoding zf-TFIIB domain-containing protein, translated as MQACPFCQTTMRSTYARGLVRDECGACGAAWFEEEMLAKVVGAPTLTAVFEQAKGKPGQCKGCEASLQYVPGCPSCGRQAPTCPTCGTAPLSVVELRDVAVDVCCKCRGVALDAEELARLRKAAEPEPRPEPSPAADFEHEYDDRRSLSLLPKVRIGDEPACVTCGRRMDARYGFVWEEHLYCGSCAPEGSTPYTDELTKAQPSETYGRRARHLNNSAAESAVVWLLSKIFK; from the coding sequence ATGCAGGCGTGCCCCTTCTGCCAGACGACGATGCGCAGCACCTATGCCCGGGGGCTGGTGCGCGACGAGTGCGGTGCGTGCGGGGCGGCCTGGTTCGAGGAGGAGATGCTGGCGAAGGTCGTCGGCGCGCCCACGCTGACGGCCGTGTTCGAGCAGGCGAAGGGCAAGCCCGGGCAGTGCAAGGGCTGTGAGGCGTCGCTCCAGTACGTCCCGGGCTGTCCGTCCTGCGGGCGTCAGGCACCCACCTGCCCCACGTGTGGCACCGCGCCGCTGTCCGTGGTGGAGCTGCGGGACGTGGCGGTGGATGTCTGCTGCAAGTGCCGGGGCGTGGCGCTGGACGCGGAGGAACTGGCCCGGCTCCGGAAGGCCGCGGAGCCGGAACCCCGCCCGGAGCCGTCCCCCGCCGCTGACTTCGAGCACGAATACGACGACCGGCGAAGCCTGAGCCTATTGCCCAAGGTGCGCATCGGAGACGAGCCGGCCTGCGTGACGTGTGGCCGGCGGATGGACGCGCGCTACGGCTTCGTCTGGGAAGAGCACCTGTACTGCGGAAGCTGCGCCCCGGAAGGCTCCACGCCCTACACGGACGAACTGACCAAGGCCCAGCCCAGCGAAACGTATGGCCGCCGCGCCCGGCACCTGAACAACAGCGCCGCGGAGTCCGCCGTCGTGTGGCTGTTGTCAAAGATCTTCAAGTAG
- a CDS encoding phospholipase D-like domain-containing protein has protein sequence MFFGRSEAPSFIPPTKISGAVQDLIEGAQKELVLVTPYFKPWNHLQNAICGRLKARVPVSLIIRADEVNKTASHLQPFAADGAQLLCVERLHAKLYMSEKCAILTSMNLVETSALNSWESAIQISASDSPTLYKQFTEQVQALRQHSARISLTGAPSGAAAPPPQATPKAEVNLIQYFGIRKTDLKPEMIEARRSHPRAYESWTDEEEEAVKELANRQMNAETIARLLGRQPSSIERKLKDLGWF, from the coding sequence ATGTTCTTTGGCCGTTCGGAAGCTCCTTCCTTCATTCCTCCCACCAAGATCTCAGGGGCCGTCCAGGACCTGATCGAGGGAGCCCAGAAGGAGCTGGTGCTGGTAACGCCATACTTCAAGCCTTGGAATCATCTGCAGAACGCAATCTGCGGCCGGTTGAAGGCCCGCGTTCCCGTCTCACTGATCATCCGGGCGGATGAAGTGAACAAGACTGCTTCCCATCTCCAGCCATTCGCCGCAGATGGGGCGCAGCTCCTCTGTGTGGAGCGCCTGCATGCGAAGCTCTACATGAGTGAGAAGTGCGCCATCCTTACCTCCATGAACCTCGTGGAGACCTCCGCACTCAATAGCTGGGAGAGCGCGATACAGATCTCCGCAAGCGATTCGCCGACGCTCTACAAGCAGTTCACGGAGCAAGTGCAGGCCCTCCGTCAACACTCGGCCAGGATTTCACTGACGGGCGCGCCCAGTGGGGCCGCCGCGCCTCCGCCACAGGCCACTCCCAAGGCTGAAGTCAATTTGATCCAGTACTTCGGCATCCGGAAGACTGATCTCAAACCCGAGATGATCGAGGCCCGCCGCTCTCATCCGCGCGCCTACGAGTCCTGGACCGATGAAGAGGAGGAAGCAGTGAAGGAGCTCGCGAACCGGCAGATGAATGCCGAAACAATCGCTCGGCTCTTGGGGCGACAGCCCAGCTCCATTGAGCGGAAGCTGAAGGACCTGGGCTGGTTCTGA
- a CDS encoding GAF domain-containing sensor histidine kinase, with amino-acid sequence MDIRTQSALLASIIGLALGVSMLLRPGRPRVLTLYSVFTLTVAGYYLSLFFHSIFPAQDYRWVSRIALGATVFSVSLVPGAAVAFFLEFLGVGKGAHQVGRRLALLSGVLGLTVAVTPLADKPWARMAMGAWVLGTLFTSVSLLVHRVRTTESRIEQFRLAYLAIGAGAAVLFNGLDFLSRNDIPFPTLGPVFATLYLFFLAQTLLRLRLMDLHELLGKIASQTVLAIILASVFTVLTAWVDENTSLFVFNTVVAAFVILILLDPLRTKVEEMVVRIFFRERFALLGTLGSLRVRMASVIEISELARLVLDALHETGRVTHASVYLMAEDRPGYRLLDSRGPLPVALLDTAAARGVLFAVASGQKAVLLENIERRISVMRVQAVEGKRFRDELKRLNDTRAALLQMKAGICVPLMGNDRVIGFLNLWDERVPEAYASDEIALILEVSERMATVLENSKLYEKIRERDRLAALGEMAAGLAHEIRNPLGAIKGAAQCLDPKRLPGEDGEFLDVIVEEVNRLNGVVTAFLDYSRPLKQNFGPTDLNEVVTRTMRLIQNDMPASVELAVELDLRLPRAEGDAEQLKQVLINLVQNAVQALGAQPGRITVRTEKPERFADFRSAPGEFVEVRVSDTGPGIPADQQPHIFVPFFTTKQKGTGLGLAICQRIVKNHGGGISVQSKVGEGTVFIIRLPALPSEPVEGALPEGTPAPPTRPSQPALPVPEELREPTPVPKAPEPKPKKEKRRRAG; translated from the coding sequence CACGCTGACGGTGGCCGGGTACTACCTCAGTCTCTTCTTCCACAGCATCTTCCCCGCCCAGGACTACCGCTGGGTGTCGCGCATCGCACTCGGGGCGACGGTGTTCTCCGTCTCCCTGGTACCCGGGGCGGCGGTCGCCTTCTTCCTTGAGTTCCTGGGGGTCGGCAAGGGCGCCCACCAGGTCGGCCGGCGGCTCGCCCTCCTGTCCGGCGTGCTGGGGCTGACCGTCGCCGTTACACCGTTGGCGGACAAACCATGGGCGCGGATGGCGATGGGCGCCTGGGTGCTGGGCACACTGTTCACTTCCGTGTCCCTGCTGGTGCACCGGGTGCGCACGACGGAGTCGCGCATCGAGCAGTTCCGGCTGGCGTACCTGGCCATTGGCGCGGGCGCGGCGGTGCTGTTCAACGGGCTGGATTTCCTGTCGCGCAACGACATCCCGTTCCCCACGCTGGGGCCGGTCTTCGCGACGCTCTACCTGTTCTTCCTCGCGCAGACGCTCCTGCGGCTGCGGCTGATGGACCTGCACGAGCTCCTGGGGAAGATCGCCTCGCAGACGGTGCTGGCCATCATCCTGGCCTCGGTGTTCACGGTGCTCACCGCGTGGGTGGACGAGAACACGTCGCTGTTCGTCTTCAACACGGTGGTGGCCGCGTTCGTCATCCTCATCCTGTTGGATCCGCTGCGCACCAAGGTGGAGGAGATGGTGGTGCGCATCTTCTTCCGCGAGCGCTTCGCCCTGCTGGGCACGCTGGGTTCCCTGCGCGTGCGCATGGCGTCTGTCATCGAAATCTCCGAGCTGGCGCGCCTGGTGCTGGACGCGCTGCACGAGACGGGGCGCGTGACGCACGCGTCGGTGTACCTGATGGCGGAGGACCGGCCCGGGTACCGGCTGCTGGACTCGCGCGGGCCGCTGCCGGTGGCGCTGCTGGACACGGCCGCCGCGCGCGGCGTGCTGTTCGCGGTGGCCAGCGGGCAGAAGGCAGTGCTGCTGGAGAACATCGAGCGGCGCATCTCCGTCATGCGCGTGCAGGCGGTGGAGGGCAAGCGCTTCCGCGACGAATTGAAGCGGCTCAACGACACGCGCGCCGCGCTGCTCCAGATGAAGGCGGGCATCTGCGTGCCGCTGATGGGCAACGACCGCGTCATCGGCTTCCTGAACCTGTGGGACGAACGGGTGCCGGAGGCGTACGCGTCGGATGAAATCGCCCTCATCCTGGAGGTCTCCGAGCGGATGGCGACGGTGCTGGAGAACTCCAAGCTGTACGAGAAGATCCGCGAGCGCGACCGCCTGGCGGCGCTGGGTGAGATGGCGGCGGGCCTGGCGCACGAAATCCGCAACCCGCTGGGCGCCATCAAGGGCGCGGCGCAGTGCCTGGACCCCAAGCGGCTGCCGGGTGAGGACGGCGAGTTCCTGGACGTCATCGTCGAGGAGGTGAACCGGCTCAACGGCGTGGTGACGGCGTTCCTCGACTACTCCCGGCCCCTGAAGCAGAACTTCGGGCCCACCGACCTCAACGAGGTGGTGACGCGCACGATGCGGCTCATCCAGAACGACATGCCGGCCTCGGTGGAGCTGGCGGTGGAGCTGGACCTGCGCCTGCCGCGCGCGGAGGGCGACGCGGAGCAGCTCAAGCAGGTGCTCATCAACCTGGTGCAGAACGCGGTGCAGGCGCTGGGGGCGCAGCCGGGCCGCATCACCGTGCGCACGGAGAAGCCGGAGCGCTTCGCGGACTTCCGCAGCGCGCCCGGTGAGTTCGTGGAGGTGCGCGTCTCCGACACCGGCCCGGGCATCCCGGCGGATCAGCAGCCGCACATCTTCGTGCCCTTCTTCACGACGAAGCAGAAGGGCACGGGCCTGGGGCTCGCCATCTGCCAGCGCATCGTGAAGAACCACGGCGGCGGCATCAGCGTGCAGAGCAAGGTGGGCGAAGGCACCGTGTTCATCATCCGCCTGCCGGCGCTCCCCTCCGAGCCGGTGGAGGGCGCGCTGCCGGAGGGCACGCCCGCGCCCCCCACCCGCCCCTCGCAGCCCGCCCTGCCCGTCCCGGAGGAGCTGCGCGAACCCACGCCCGTCCCGAAGGCGCCGGAGCCCAAGCCGAAGAAGGAGAAGCGCCGCCGCGCGGGGTGA